A segment of the Streptomyces pactum genome:
TTGGCGCCGATGGTGTCGCCGAGGAGCGGGGTGGTGCCGGTGCCGTGGGCGTACGACGCCTGCGGCGAGCGCGGCGGTCGCGAAGTCACCGGAAGTCCTCCTCGCGGTACTCGTTCGCGGAACCGGCCGCCGTGGCCTCGCGCAGCTCGACGCGGCGGATCTTGCCGGAGACGGTCTTGGGGAGCTCGCCGAACTCCAGGCGGCGGATGCGCTTGTAGGGGGCGAGGGTCTCCCGGGAGTGCTCGAACAGCACCTTCGCGGTGTCCGGGCCCGGCTCCCAGCCCGCCGCCGGCACGACGTAGGCCTTCGGCACCGCGAGGCGCAGTGCGTCCGGTGCGGGCACGACCGCGGCCTCGGCGACCGCCTCGTGCTCCAGCAGCGCGCTCTCCAGCTCGAACGGGGAGATCTTGTAGTCGGACGCCTTGAAGACGTCGTCGGCGCGGCCGACGTAGGTGAGGTAGCCGTCGGCGTCGCGGGCGCCGATGTCGCCGGTGCGGTAGTAGCCGCCGGCCATCGCCTCGGCGGTGCGGTCGGGGTCGCCGTGGTAGCCGGTCATCAGGCCGACGGGACGGTCGGACAGGTCCAGGGCGATCTCGCCCTCGTCGGCGCCGGGCGCGCCGGTGACCGGGTCGAGGAGTGCGACGCGGTAGCCGGGGCTGGGGCGGCCCATGGAGCCGGTCTTCAGCACCTGGCCGGGGCTGTTGGCGACCTGGACGGCGGTCTCCGTCTGCCCGAAGCCGTCCCGGATGGTCCGGCCCCAGGAGCGGCGGACCTGTTCGATCACCTCGGGGTTCAGCGGCTCACCGGCGGCGACGACCTCGCGCGGCGGGGTGGCGAGCTGGGTCAGGTCGGCCTGGATGAGCATGCGCCACACGGTCGGCGGGGCGCAGAAGGTGGTCACCCGGGCCCGGTCCATCTCGGCCATCAGCCGGACCGCGTCGAACCGGGTGTAGTTGTAGAGGAAGACGGTCGCCTCGGCGTTCCACGGTGCGAACAGGTTCGACCAGGCGTGCTTGGCCCAGCCGGGCGAGGAGATGTTCAGGTGGATGTCGCCGGGCTTCAGCCCGATCCAGTACATGGTCGCCAGGTGCCCGACGGGGTACGACACGTGGGTGTGCTCGACCAGCTTGGGCCGGGCGGTCGTGCCCGAGGTGAAGTACAGCATCAGCGGGTCGCCGGCGGCGGTCGGGCCGTCGGGCGTGAAGGTGCCGGAGGCGGCGTGGGCGTCCTCGTACGCCTGCCAGCCGGGTGCCGTCGTGCCGCCGACCGCGACGCGCGTGTAGTCGCCGGGCACGTCGGAGAACTTGGCGGTGTCCTCGGCCCGCACGACGACGTGCTTCACCCGGCCGCGGTCGACGCGGTCGCGCAGGTCGGCGGGGCCGAGCAGGGGGGTGGCCGGAATGACGACGGCGCGCAGCTTCATCGCGGCGAGCGCGGTCTCCCACAGTTCGGCCTGGTTGCCGAGCATGACGAGGACGCGGTCCCCGGGGCCGACGCCCCACTCGCGCAGCCGGTTCGCCACGCGGTTCGAGCGGGCGGACATCTCGGCGAAGGA
Coding sequences within it:
- a CDS encoding AMP-binding protein, translated to MTTATELFRSARDFLLEHREDYTAAYEGFRWPRPEYFNWALDWFDALADGNERTALHIVEEDGSEVRVSFAEMSARSNRVANRLREWGVGPGDRVLVMLGNQAELWETALAAMKLRAVVIPATPLLGPADLRDRVDRGRVKHVVVRAEDTAKFSDVPGDYTRVAVGGTTAPGWQAYEDAHAASGTFTPDGPTAAGDPLMLYFTSGTTARPKLVEHTHVSYPVGHLATMYWIGLKPGDIHLNISSPGWAKHAWSNLFAPWNAEATVFLYNYTRFDAVRLMAEMDRARVTTFCAPPTVWRMLIQADLTQLATPPREVVAAGEPLNPEVIEQVRRSWGRTIRDGFGQTETAVQVANSPGQVLKTGSMGRPSPGYRVALLDPVTGAPGADEGEIALDLSDRPVGLMTGYHGDPDRTAEAMAGGYYRTGDIGARDADGYLTYVGRADDVFKASDYKISPFELESALLEHEAVAEAAVVPAPDALRLAVPKAYVVPAAGWEPGPDTAKVLFEHSRETLAPYKRIRRLEFGELPKTVSGKIRRVELREATAAGSANEYREEDFR